A window of Candidatus Aminicenantes bacterium contains these coding sequences:
- a CDS encoding GWxTD domain-containing protein codes for MARNQIKNRNNIGVAFLLVLLIGLSACSHLQRMEKQLPPGDREFIQEVRYIITTEERKQYVNIPAEERAEFRRNFWRRRDLTPDTERNEYKETYYARVQEANRLFRSEGNEGWLTDRGRVFVLLGPPDHRQVYPMGYSFYEPPVEVWRYGFFPIIFVDRFHQGKYEMAAANAYYLNAVSQAQIMLNKPHEALEKDVRPNFGIDTKAEGVGTLRVNLEIPYALLLFTREGDEYKAVLEVQAALTSADESEVWSMNRAYAFSITEKQLDQVSRGYKLDFPAEAGAAGDYVLTVRVSNKGDDKVAEQSVNVRVR; via the coding sequence ATGGCGCGAAATCAAATCAAAAACCGCAATAACATCGGGGTTGCTTTTTTATTGGTTCTCCTGATTGGTTTGTCCGCCTGCAGCCACCTGCAGCGCATGGAAAAGCAATTGCCTCCCGGTGATCGTGAGTTCATCCAGGAGGTTCGCTACATCATCACCACGGAAGAGCGCAAACAATACGTCAACATTCCCGCTGAAGAGCGGGCCGAGTTCCGCCGCAATTTCTGGCGCCGCCGTGATCTCACGCCGGACACGGAGCGCAACGAATACAAAGAAACCTATTACGCCCGGGTTCAGGAGGCCAACCGCTTGTTCCGCAGTGAGGGCAATGAGGGCTGGTTGACCGACCGCGGCCGTGTTTTCGTGCTGCTGGGGCCGCCGGATCACCGCCAGGTTTATCCCATGGGCTATAGTTTCTATGAACCCCCGGTCGAAGTGTGGCGCTACGGTTTTTTCCCCATCATTTTCGTGGACCGCTTTCACCAGGGCAAGTACGAGATGGCCGCGGCCAACGCCTATTATCTCAACGCGGTGTCCCAGGCCCAGATCATGCTGAATAAGCCCCATGAAGCCCTGGAAAAAGACGTGCGGCCCAATTTTGGTATCGATACCAAAGCGGAAGGCGTGGGCACGCTCAGGGTAAACCTGGAGATTCCCTATGCCCTGTTGCTGTTCACCCGGGAGGGTGATGAGTACAAAGCCGTACTCGAAGTCCAGGCCGCGTTAACCAGCGCGGATGAAAGCGAGGTTTGGAGCATGAATCGCGCCTATGCCTTTTCAATCACGGAAAAGCAACTCGACCAGGTGAGCCGCGGATACAAACTTGACTTTCCGGCCGAAGCCGGCGCCGCCGGCGATTATGTTTTGACGGTGCGTGTCTCCAATAAAGGGGATGACAAAGTGGCTGAGCAGAGTGTGAATGTCCGGGTGCGCTGA
- a CDS encoding tetratricopeptide repeat protein encodes MKHRVWIVLVVTVIAVGLLAPPMEAQRFSRGKARLSGEVKDEAGNPIAGAQVELIFEDEVSKFKTTTDEKGEWAVIGLGSGQFRIVVTADGYIPSQQLVAVSQLNRNDKVIHTLKKAEQPIMHEDLLEYLEQGNTHFQDREFDEAIVEFQKILDKHPEMYAVLFKIGDCYREKRDLDKAEEIYTRVAELATAKEDNSVHAQALGNLGAISIQRQDFDQANQYFQQAISLNPEDEILAYNVAEINFNNNNVDLAIKYYQMAAEVKPDWSLPHQKLGYSYLNKGDFAAARASFQKFLELEPEGEQAAIVQELLSSLPEA; translated from the coding sequence ATGAAGCACAGAGTATGGATTGTTTTGGTAGTGACGGTGATCGCTGTCGGCCTGCTGGCCCCCCCCATGGAGGCACAGCGTTTCAGCCGTGGCAAAGCCAGATTGAGCGGTGAAGTAAAGGATGAAGCGGGCAATCCCATTGCCGGCGCGCAGGTGGAATTGATTTTCGAAGATGAGGTTTCCAAGTTTAAAACCACCACCGACGAGAAGGGGGAGTGGGCGGTGATCGGTCTGGGCAGCGGACAGTTCCGCATTGTTGTGACCGCGGATGGCTACATCCCGTCCCAACAACTGGTCGCGGTCAGTCAATTGAATCGCAATGACAAGGTCATACATACACTGAAAAAGGCCGAGCAGCCCATTATGCATGAAGACCTGCTGGAATACCTGGAACAGGGAAACACCCACTTCCAGGATCGCGAATTCGACGAGGCGATTGTTGAGTTCCAGAAGATCCTGGACAAACACCCGGAGATGTACGCGGTGTTGTTTAAGATCGGTGATTGTTACCGAGAGAAGCGCGACCTGGACAAGGCCGAAGAAATATACACCAGGGTGGCCGAATTGGCGACTGCCAAAGAAGACAACAGCGTGCACGCCCAGGCGCTGGGCAACCTGGGGGCCATCAGCATTCAACGCCAGGATTTTGACCAGGCCAACCAGTATTTTCAGCAGGCAATCAGCCTGAACCCCGAAGACGAAATCCTGGCCTATAACGTGGCCGAGATCAATTTCAACAACAACAACGTGGACCTGGCCATCAAGTACTATCAGATGGCGGCTGAAGTCAAGCCCGACTGGAGCCTGCCGCATCAGAAGCTGGGATATTCCTACTTGAACAAGGGGGATTTCGCGGCCGCCCGGGCCAGTTTCCAGAAATTTTTGGAACTGGAGCCCGAGGGTGAGCAGGCCGCCATTGTGCAGGAATTGCTCAGTTCCCTGCCGGAAGCCTGA